Within Hoplias malabaricus isolate fHopMal1 chromosome 16, fHopMal1.hap1, whole genome shotgun sequence, the genomic segment TGTAATAGTATATTTTAAGGGAGAATATGCCAAAAACTGGGTGTGTTTTGAAGTCATACtataagggttttttttttttttttctttgagacTAAGAAATACATGATGATCGAATTATCGACTGCCACTCTGCCAATGGCTTTCCGTTACGCTGGTGAAGCCAGATATGCTTTCAGATGGGTGTAGTAGGTTTCAGATGCTGCTTGCCTTCACCCCAGGATGTGTTTGCTGGAGGGCCATAGTTAAGACACCCCAGTGCCCCACTGGGAGAGATAGGAAGgctgtaaatatgtttacacTTCAGGAGAATCTGGGGCATATTACAGTGTAGCTTAAGAACATGTGgaagggtggggtggggggtgggctCCTGGCCAAGAACCAGGGTCAGTGCTCCTTCAAAGAGATAATGGGAAACACCTGAGGAGCCCCAGGGAGACATTCCCTCAACTCAGAGACCTTTCACAGTATTTGGGATGGGACTATTACCTGTTTTATTGGTGCACCATAGTATAGATTTCGGTGATAGTTACATAGCTTCAAACGGCCATGCTTTACTGTGTAGTGGTACCATATGGAAACACttgaataataattatatattccTTCTTATTTACATATGCAAACATGTGCTTTCCTTCTTTGCTTTAATAACCAACGCATGACAAGTTCAGATCCACCCTTTTACATTTATAAGGTGTGTTACAGCCCTGACTACATTTTTAGTTTAAGGCACGATGTTCAGTCTTTAAACAGCCGGTTTAGTTCTGTCAGAGTTTGGAGAGTTTGTGATTTATCAGACAGTCATTGCCTGGAAACGCCGGTATCCTTTCTCAGGTAATGGAAGTGTCAGGCATTTGCAGAATGTTGCCTGTACCTTGCTTGAggtctggtgtgtgtcagggttGCTTTTCAGCACCACCACACTGCTGACACTGTAATCTCCCCTCGCTCGCTGTGCCCAAACTGAAGGTCAGGCCTGATGGGAAAAAAAGGTCTTGCTTCCAGTGACCTTCACTAGCTAAAGGCTTTGAAACAGTATATCTATCTCTGCTCTGGACCATTGATTTGTTTCAAATCCCTCAAGCACTGCTACTGAGTGGCTgccatttggaaaaaaaaagttcagttGTTTCTAATTCAAAATCAGAACACTGTAAACACCCAAAGCAGTGGCTTTACCCTGACCAGGGTCGTGATTAATCAGGAACATACCCGGAATCGTTTGtgcaagcaggaacacaccctagacagtGACGCAAGGAGATGATCAAACCTTGGGAACAtcagagtttaaaaaataagtcatgtgagagagaacaggaagggaaacaacaacaaaactagATGAGATGTAGATAAGACAATGACTTAATGGTCTGACATCCAATCTGCTACTTGTTACTCTGCATTTCATGTGGTTACTTATACTCCGGCTATAATTGCCGTTGTGGTTTCTCTCTATGACGAGTCTAAACCTGTTTTTTTGACAGTACATGCAGTCGTCAGCTGCTGCAGTCAAATCCTGACAATATCCATGTTCCACTCATAGAGGTGTATTGTGATGTAATTTATTATAACCCCATATTGTTCacttacctcccacagtccataaacacacgttggtaggtggattggcaactcctccagggtgtgttcctgccttacgcccagtgattctgggtaggctccggtcccaccgcgaccctgaactggataaacgcttacagacaacgaatgaatgaatattgttcaCTGACCTAAGCACTGTTTTGACTTCATGACTGAAACCTGATGTAAAAACCACACAAATGGCTATTTTCACTGTCTCTTCACAAAAACGTACTATAAATTAAACTTTCAGGTTTCCTTCCATGCAACAAATGCTTTATTTCAATGAGTTTaatgagctgtttttttgtttgcatCATTCATCTTCATGAGCAAAGCCAAAAATACAAAGGAGGCGTGCATTCATTTGCGAGGTCAGAAAGCACTTGGCTTGTTCAGAGCATGAATGCACTTGCGCTGTGACGAAATCCTCAATTTTCTCAGTAAAGCTTATGTTCTGAAGTGTCAGGTAGCGGCAGATGCACATCTCGTGGCAGCAGAGAAATGGGATTTTAAAGATAAGGTTTTTCTTCTGCTTTGCACTTGAGCTCACATGAGGTGCAGAGGTTTCACAAAAGATAAATGGGTGTAGCTCTCAAACAGTAAATCTACGACACAGATCACATTCTTTCCTCTGTTTTCTTCTTGATATAACCCTGAGCAAAAAGAGTCTTGTAAACAAGCATCACATTCATCATCATGTCATTGTCTCACTCCATGCAGCTACTAATCTTCCGTAGCTTACATTCACAGTCTCTGTGCTTGTGCGGCTGATTATGTTTCACCACAAGTTTCCTCTTGCCTGAATGTCCGAATGACGGAGCAGTTTATTTGTGTCCTGAAGAGTCAGACGGGAACGTGTGAACGAAGACTACTGTGTTTCTGTGCTGATGAGGTTTCTGTGATTTGCTGTGCATGCTGGTTAATCCTCCAAGTATTGTGACTACTGTTGTGCAGGAGTATACTGTAAATACTGAACTTGGTTATTAGTCAATAGGGGTGTAACACTGCAATTGAAATATTGCATCTGTCTGGAAAATTAGAACGgataattatataatatcatTGAACTAATAACATTCAATAATATACAAGCTGACAAGATTCTGAATTGGAACAAAATATCTAATACACATCACAGTGAAATCTGAGATTTTGCATTGCTTTGAATAATTTCTGTTATATCGTTATTGAGGTGAGCAATATGGCAACactttatcattttaatatcTTATCGCTTCTGTGAGAATCCTGTGGATATTGTCAGTATTTAATGAAGactcaatcattcattatctgtaagcgcttatccagttcagggtcgctgtgcgtccagagcctacctggaatcattgagcataaggcaggaatacaccctggagggggcgccagtccttcacagggcgacacagacacattcactcacacctacggacacttttgagtcgccaatccacctaccaacgtgtttttttggactgtgggaggaaaccggagcacccggaggaaacccacgtggacacagggagaacacaccacactcctcacagacagtcacccggagcgggaatcgaacccacaacctccaggcccctggagctgtgtgattgcgacactaacctgctgcaccaccgtgctgcccttaagAAAGACTCTCCACCAGCGAATGAGTTTTTGATGGTGGTATTCAGGTTTGGCACTGGAATACTGTGTCTGTGAATCCAAATCTTGATATGTCACATGTATCCTAATGTAATATTTCTACCATATTGCCCACCTCCATAAACTATCGACCTCAGAGATTTACACCCCTATTGGCCAAGCACCTCAGATGAAGAAACGCATGCAAACCACTCAGTGTTCGACTCCATAACCAGTACGACACAATGCTCTTCAGTCCCTAGCAAGTCTCTGAATTAGAGAGTGCCATTCTGTCCGCTTCCTTGTGATGTAAGTGGGTGTGAGAGTCTGGGCCGGCAGGCGAGTACAGCCTTCTGCTCGCAGGCTCTCGCACAGGGCCTCTGCGTTGCAGATGACATACATGCCGCAGTCGTAGCTGTTCTGCTGGGATGGACAAGGCTCTTCTGAGAATGGCGCTTGGCCCCTTATGCCCAGAAAAGTCTGAAGCTTGGCTGCGATGCGGCGGGCATGCAGGGAGTTGCCTCCGCTCTGTGAATCGTAGTGGGAAAAGTGGCCTGTATCTCGCTGGTAGAGGAGCAGGCTCCAGTGGGAACCTCCAGCTGTCTGATTAGAGTTGTCGTTGACAGCCAGAAATACCCACCGGCGCGAGGGCAGCCTGAGAGGCTCCAGGAACAAAGCGAGCTCGTCTTGGCAGGACGTGCACTTGATAAACTGTGTGACCTCAGGGCTGATGAAGCAGACCTTTTCGCCCAGGCTCTTGAAGCGCTCCATGGCAAAATATTCAAAGCTGAAACCAATGACTTGGTCATTGAGCCAATGAGGGCCGTCCAACAGCGACACATCTGAGCGCCGCAGCAGACTGTCCTGATAACTCAGCACCACCGGGTCCATATCCAAGGCTCAGTCACCGAGGCCACAGCTTACTGCAAGGTGTCAGAACATGAATATGATGAAGATCTGAGCACATCAAGTCATTTGTAAATCACTGGGCATAATCGATTACATCTTTCCTTTATTAATGCCATTTTATTCTATTCTCCCTTTATTAGATTCTTATTTCCTTTCTTCCTTTGATCCTTCCACTTATATCCCTTCCTTTTTTATCAGTTTCTCTAAGCTTCTTTCCTTTTATTCTTCCACATTACCTTCTTCCAAACTTTttcattactttattttttcctctttgcTTCCTATCTTTTCTGTATTAATCCTTCATTCATCCAGTTTTCCCTCTCTTCCTTCTTTTTCCTTCCTTCCAGTTCTTTATCTCCTGAACCCAGATAAAACCCTTCTGACATTGTCTCTGGGAGTTTCTTGGTGTTAGGAACACAGCACTCGTAGCCGCTTTCCAggagacgtgtgtgtggtgACTCTCGACACACTGACATCCTTGTTCTGGTCCTCCCTGGTGCTTGTGCACGTATTCCTACTACATTCTGTCCCGTTCCTGTCAACCTTCCATACTCTGACACTGCTGTCTGTGAACAGCCTAGGCTTTTTCAGCAGCGACCGTCTGTGGCTTCAAAATAGGGCCAAAAATTTGAGAACCAATTTTTCTGTTATGgactcagctttttttttttttgcctcaaaaATATTGGCCCTATTTTGAAGGCATCGTGGAGGGTGTCGATAATTGTCAGTTGGCGACTGTAAAGTCAGCAGATTTCCCCTGATTTTTGGTTGTGTGATTAAACTAGACCGAGAGATACACTGTATACTGTTGGAATACATTTGTACTCaaacttgaaataaaatattccaATAATTTGAGATTCTGGATTACTGATTTTCATGAGATATAAACCAAACTgattaaaactaaaacaaaaacaggctTGAAATAGgcctataataaaatataaaaataaaaacttacagtaTCCTCAATTTTGTAGGTGTAGCTGttttcatctgtttttttttatatataagctattttataataattctgCCCTAATCACAGGGACACATTCCTTTTCTAAACACCTATAAAATGTAGGCTAAATTTCCAGAACCATAAAGTTAAGAGTAGTTGCAGTAACTTCAGTCTTCCTAAAACAATTGCCTACCTTTGCTGCAATGCGCCGTTAGCCACCTAGCAACCAAGCGACTGTTAATAACGCCGTTATCAAACCGTTACCTTTCACATTATATCTCCACACAAATTACACAAACGACAACAACTTACAGATTTACCTCAAATACCAAACCTTCGGCGAAACGAGGGGTCATAACGGCAACCATTCACAGCGAGACCAGCAGCAGCAAAACAGACCGAGCCGTTCAGTAACGTTAGGAGCAGCACTGCGGGCGCGTCCCAAATCGCACACTTGAGCCCTAACTAGAACACATACGCTAGCTAACTTTAGAAGCTCGGTCAACGGCCGCGTCCATACAACATCTTCAGAATTGAGGCTGATTTAAAGGCCACCTCCAGTGAAATTAAAGTGTATAAGTTTGTTACCGTGGTGTTGTTTATACGCTAGATGATGTATCATGAGCAAAGCAGTTAatgccatggctgagcatttccactGTGAAACTGCAGCATTCCAAGACTCAAAAACACAGATTCACGCAGCCCGGGTTTAAAACGCCATAAAGCTGAGGAACCAATCTTGCTCAGGTTTTTCCAGCTTTCCTCGAGCCACAAGCCGGTtcggggtggggggtggggataAGTGGAGATGTAGGTGGGAATAATGTCCTATTCATAAATCTGTGCTGTCTGGATTAAGGTAAAGGTTTTAAGTATCTAATTCTGACAAACAACTTTTAATTTTTAGGAATTTATCTATGATCCCATGTGGTTTAATTTCAGcttctattatatatatatatatacaattataattaatttGTGCTGCTGTCAAAAGTTGAAGTGCTGGATTAAGTTTAAGACTCTGCTAAACTAtcagttatgttttttttattatttcaaaacTAACATTCTCTTTAGAGATTTTACACATATCAGTTAATTTAAAATGCGtaacttaaaattaaaaataattgtaaatctAAAaggttttatgcaaataagcccTGCTCCCTAACTAAGCTCACTCGTCAGAACACAAGTGCGCGTATTGGAATGCGTTCCAAGTCGGAACACCCCGGAACGTCCGCGGCGCCGATTGGCCCTTCGCAGGCTCAAACCAATCAGCGCTGGTTTCTCTGCCGTTAGCCCCGCCCCACTCTTGTGGACTtgcagggagagagggagagtttgTGGCGAGCACGCGCAGCGCGCGAGCACGAGAAATGAGAAGAAGCAGTGATTAGTGGAGggagagaaatacagaaaagAGGACTTTCGTCGGACGAAGGGGAGAAGCTCGTCCCGGTGAAATGTGAAGTGGAGGGAAAGGGTCCTTGTTTACTGCGCTGAGGCAAAATGGTTCGGTGTCATGAGCATTTTGctacaaagaagaagaagaaggacaGTTCGGAAGAGAGAGGAAAGCTTGTCCGCTGGAATATTTAACTGGAGAGAGCTGGGCTCGAGCGCAGGCAACAAAACTACAGCAAAGTAACTACACTGGTATCGGTTTTCAGCTCGAGAAGGTGAGTCTTCGTCGTCGGTGGCgtttaaaattcagaaaaagcTGAACGCACTTCATTAATTTCTCTGTGGTTGTGAATATTTGCAGTGTGCGCCTTTCACTGGGTCCATTCATCCCCTCAGTGTGGAGGCTCCGCTTCATGGAGCTCCTCACTTCTTCTGTCTTGTCCTGTCTCTGTTGTTGTGTGTGCAGCATCAAGAGCAAGGCCACCATCGCATTCTGCTGTAGTTTACATACTTCAGTGCAGTGCAGGCTGGAACTACTACTGAACTCTGCTACTAGACAGGGTGAAATGTTGGAAGGAGCAACTTGGCTGACACCTTGGATAAATAAAGGGCCTATTTAATGGGGAAAAGCCGCGTTGCACCCCGATGCATGTACTATGCTAAAAAGCAGTGCGCAGTTTTTagacaaaacaacacacagtcagtcacaacCAAGCCCCTGTGGACATATCACCCTCAACACCCTGTTTAGTTCTATGTATGACTGAATTAAGAGTTTTCAGGGGGTAAGTCCCACAGAAATGCTATAGAAAACAATACTAAAATAAAGACCTTAAAGTATACGTTTGTGACAGATACCCAGACAAGAcgtgatgaagatgatggtgatcttattattatttaagtcTTCACCTGCCCCTGTTTCCTTGGATGATGCAACTAGGTACATCTCACTGCCAGACCTTCAGGGCTGTGCTGCAAATGTGCCAAATCTGCCTTGTCATTCAGCCTCGCTCTCCTTCTTTCTAAAAGAGTCTGGTCTAGTGGACTAGCCctttattgtttacattttttacaagtGGATTTTATTAAGAGATGGACGTTCTGTTCGGCAACAAAAATGTGTCTGTGCAGAATGCTCTCCAAGTTTTAATGCTACGGCTTTGAGGCAGTGTGTGACCTTATTTGGTGCATGTCTTACTTGACAGGAACAAATGCAGAGTTTCTTTCCCAGCTCATACTATGTAGGGGAACTTTCTTTCCCATCTCATGCCATATATGTAAGATGTCCTGACCCATGTAGGCTGGGGCAGTGTCTGCACTActccctgtgtgtgtattattattatattaattataaatagtAAAAGTTTGGACTGAAACTTGGTAGGTGTTTCACAAAGTAGGATTTCTCTATAGCTGTGGAAAGGGAAAGAGATGTTCTTTTTTGTTC encodes:
- the senp8 gene encoding sentrin-specific protease 8, translating into MDPVVLSYQDSLLRRSDVSLLDGPHWLNDQVIGFSFEYFAMERFKSLGEKVCFISPEVTQFIKCTSCQDELALFLEPLRLPSRRWVFLAVNDNSNQTAGGSHWSLLLYQRDTGHFSHYDSQSGGNSLHARRIAAKLQTFLGIRGQAPFSEEPCPSQQNSYDCGMYVICNAEALCESLRAEGCTRLPAQTLTPTYITRKRTEWHSLIQRLARD